The following are from one region of the Silene latifolia isolate original U9 population chromosome 9, ASM4854445v1, whole genome shotgun sequence genome:
- the LOC141600514 gene encoding RNA polymerase II C-terminal domain phosphatase-like 4, with protein sequence MDRLRDQDSEAVLGQKKLNLILDLDNTLLHAKRTKKLTLEDKRRVRNDSCELHEVEDGSKLVKLRPGVHEFLKKASDMFELSIYTMGTRDYAHTMADLLSLGSNQDGRSSMFWKKIISREDCTHEGQKGLDIVLSDRRNVLIVDDRKDVWEESCRANVIKIAPYCFFEDEKRKREVDNELIAMDDELKRVLSTLTLVHQMFYEDNNGDGDGEYMRRDVRQVLERVRDHEEQKKKDDEESSRRKRSEEAKARRLIIRFCAPVTKRCKRDATMMASIQSPCLV encoded by the coding sequence ATGGATCGGCTTCGAGATCAAGACTCAGAAGCCGTCCTAGGGCAAAAGAAGTTGAATTTAATTCTCGACTTGGATAACACCCTCCTCCATGCAAAAAGAACTAAAAAACTCACGTTAGAAGACAAGCGACGAGTTAGGAATGACTCATGCGAGCTACACGAGGTTGAAGATGGATCAAAATTAGTCAAGTTACGGCCAGGGGTACATGAGTTCCTCAAGAAAGCTAGTGACATGTTTGAGCTGTCAATTTATACTATGGGGACACGTGATTATGCTCATACTATGGCGGATTTACTATCTCTTGGATCGAACCAAGATGGTCGGTCGTCCATGTTTTGGAAGAAGATTATTAGTAGGGAGGATTGTACTCATGAGGGGCAGAAAGGGCTTGATATTGTGTTATCGGATAGACGCAACGTTTTGATCGTTGATGATAGGAAAGATGTTTGGGAGGAATCTTGTAGGGCTAATGTTATCAAGATTGCTCCTTATTGTTTCTTTGAAGACGAGAAAAGAAAAAGGGAAGTTGATAATGAGCTAATAGCAATGGATGATGAGCTTAAGAGGGTTTTGAGTACATTGACTTTGGTCCATCAAATGTTTTATGAAGATAATaatggagatggagatggagaatACATGAGAAGAGATGTGAGACAGGTTCTTGAAAGAGTTCGCGATCATGAAGAACAAAAGAAGAAAGACGATGAAGAGTCATCTCGACGTAAAAGGTCGGAAGAAGCAAAGGCCCGACGTTTAATCATAAGGTTTTGTGCTCCGGTAACAAAGAGGTGCAAGAGAGATGCAACGATGATGGCATCAATTCAATCTCCATGTTTAGTCTAA